A stretch of Salvelinus alpinus chromosome 4, SLU_Salpinus.1, whole genome shotgun sequence DNA encodes these proteins:
- the LOC139573470 gene encoding rRNA 2'-O-methyltransferase fibrillarin-like, protein MTSGFSPRGGDRGGFRGRGSFGDRGGGRGGFGDRGGRGGFGDRGGRGGFRGRGGGGGFRSPSGEGGFRGRGGGRGTPRGRGGRGGFGAGRKVTVEPHRHEGVFICRGKEDALVTKNMVIGESVYGEKRMNVEEGETKIEYRAWNPFRSKLAAAILGGGDQIHIKPGSKVMYLGAASGTTVSHVSDIVGPEGLVYAVEFSHRSGRDLLNVAKKRTNIIPIIEDARHPHKYRMLVGMVDVIFADVAQPDQTRIVALNAHNFLKNGGHFVISIKANCIDSTAAPEAVFAAEVKKMGSENMKPQEQLTLEPYERDHAIVVGIYRPAPKNKK, encoded by the exons ATGACATCAG GATTCAGCCCTCGGGGTGGTGATCGAGGAGGCTTCCGAGGAAGAGGGAGCTTTGGAGACAGAGGTGGTGGACGGGGAGGTTTTGGAGATAGAGGCGGACGGGGAGGTTTTGGCGATAGAGGCGGACGGGGAGGATTCAGGGGCAGAGGTGGTG GAGGTGGATTTAGGTCTCCAAGTGGCGAGGGTGGCTTCAGAGGCCGTGGAGGTGGTCGTGGCACCCCCAGGGGTAGAGGTGGACGCGGGGGCTTCGGCGCGGGCAGGAAAGTCACAGTGGAGCCTCATAGACATGAAG GTGTGTTCATCTGCCGTGGTAAGGAGGATGCCCTGGTGACAAAGAACATGGTAATTGGAGAGTCTGTGTATGGAGAAAAAAGGATGAATGTCGAGGAAGGAGAGACGAAGATTGAGTACAGAGCGTGGAACCCTTTCCGGTCAAAGCTGGCAGCAGCCATTTTGGGAGGGGGTGACCAGATCCACATCAAACCTGGCTCGAAGGTCATGTACCTGGGAGCTGCATCAGGGACGACAGTGTCCCACGTGTCAGACATCGTTGGACCT GAGGGTCTTGTGTATGCTGTGGAGTTCTCTCACAGGTCAGGGCGTGATCTGCTCAATGTTGCCAAAAAGAGAACCAACATAATTCCCATCATTGAGGACGCCCGGCATCCACACAAATACCGCATGCTTGTTG GCATGGTAGATGTCATCTTCGCTGATGTGGCCCAGCCTGATCAGACCAGAATTGTTGCACTCAACGCTCACAACTTCCTCAAGAACGGAGGGCACTTTGTCATCTCAATCAAG GCAAACTGCATTGACTCAACGGCAGCACCGGAGGCTGTGTTTGCTGCGGAGGTGAAGAAGATGGGCTCAGAAAACATGAAGCCCCAGGAGCAGCTGACACTGGAGCCTTATGAGAGAGATCACGCCATCGTAGTAGGAATCTACAG ACCTGCCCCCAAGAATAAGAAGTGA